A stretch of Microtus pennsylvanicus isolate mMicPen1 chromosome 5, mMicPen1.hap1, whole genome shotgun sequence DNA encodes these proteins:
- the Acadsb gene encoding short/branched chain specific acyl-CoA dehydrogenase, mitochondrial, protein MATSALQLWRAGGLLRRNFPACLSSWKSPPRALKSSQPEALLGVKNHALPFAPLQTLTDEEMMMKETVKKFAQEQIAPLVSTMDENSKMDKSVIQGLFQQGLMGIGIDEKYGGTEASFFCTIIVIEELAKVDASVALVCDLQNTVINNLLRKLATEEQKATYFPKLATEKLGSFCLSEAGAGSDPFSLKTRAEKNGNNYIINGSKMWISNAEHSELFLVFANADPASGYKGITCFLVDRDTEGFHIGKKENKMGIRASSTCQLTFENVKVPETNVLGKVGHGYKYAIESLNEGRIGIAAQMLGLAQGCFDYTIPYIKERIQFGKRVFDFQGLQHQVAQVATQLEAARLLTYNAARLLEAGRPFIKEASMAKYYASEIAGLTTSKCIEWMGGVGYTKDYPVEKYFRDAKIGTIYEGTSNIQLNTIAKHIDAEY, encoded by the exons CTAAGAAGAAACTTTCCAGCTTGTTTGTCTTCTTGGAAAAGCCCTCCTCGTGCCCTAAAATCCTCGCAGCCAGAAGCTCTGCTCGGTGTAAAGAATCATGCACTGCCCTTCGCACCTCTACAGACACTTACTGATGAGGAAATGATGATGAAAGAGACAG ttaaaaaatttGCACAGGAACAAATTGCTCCTTTGGTTTCAACTATGGATGAAAATTCAAAAATGGATAAATCGGTGATACAAGGATTATTTCAACAAGGG CTGATGGGCATTGGAATTGATGAAAAATATGGAGGAACAGAAGCTTCCTTTTTCTGCACTATCATAGTGATAGAGGAGCTAGCCAAAGTGGATGCATCCGTGGCTCTCGTGTGTGACCTCCAGAACACAGTAATTAACAACCTGCTCAGAAAGCTCGCTACAGAAGAACAGAAGGCTACCTACTTTCCTAAACTGGCGACAGAAAAA CTAGGGAGCTTCTGCCTTTCTGAAGCTGGAGCTGGTAGTGACcccttttctttgaaaacaagagctgagaaaaatggaaataactacatcatcaatgggtcaaagaTGTGGATTAGCAATGCTGAACATTCAGAGCTCTTCCTGGTTTTCGCAAATGCAGACCCTGCCTCT GGATACAAAGGCATCACCTGCTTCTTAGTAGACCGAGACACAGAAGGTTTCCATataggaaaaaaggaaaacaagatggGCATCAGAGCTTCTTCCACCTGCCAGTTAACATTTGAAAACGTCAAG GTTCCAGAAACCAATGTTTTGGGAAAAGTTGGACATGGTTATAAGTATGCCATAGAAAGTCTTAATGAAGGTAGAATAGGAATTGCTGCACAG ATGCTAGGACTGGCCCAAGGATGTTTTGACTACACCATTCCATACATTAAAGAAAGGATTCAGTTTGGCAAACGAGTATTTGATTTTCAG GGGCTCCAACACCAAGTGGCTCAGGTGGCCACCCAGCTGGAAGCCGCACGGTTACTAACGTACAATGCTGCCAGGCTCCTGGAAGCCGGAAGGCCCTTTATTAAAGAAGCGTCTATGGCCAAATATTATGCATCAGAG ATTGCTGGACTAACGACGAGTAAGTGCATTGAGTGGATGGGAGGAGTCGGCTACACCAAAGATTACCCTGTGGAGAAATACTTCCGAGATGCAAAGATTG GTACAATATATGAAGGAACCTCCAACATCCAGCTGAACACCATTGCAAAACACATTGATGCAGAATACTGA